The Obesumbacterium proteus DNA window TTTGCTGATAGCATGCATGAGAACATAAAGGGAAGCTTAAATGGCATCATTGATATTTTTGCAGATAAGGGAGATAGCATCAGGAATCTGGTGATCTGGAGCGACCCTCACCTCGCTCAGCTATTGATACCAGATGTCTGCAACCACCTTATGTCGTCGGCCAAGATTAAGTGCCGAATCGCTCATAATCTGTTGCCTGAGGATCCTATCGAAGTAGAACATGCGTTGCTATACCATAAAGCAGACATCATTTTTGATATTGTCCCAATCTATAACTCGGCTATAGAATCTGAGCTAATTTATAGTGAGGATATTGTGATGGTTTGTGGTAAAAACCATCCAAGAATCAGTGGTGGCGTGGCGGGTGGCCGCATAATGGATGAACGTTATACAACAATTACTAAAAATAGAAAAAAAATTAATGAATTCAGAACAAAAATAGATACCCTCTTAGGAAGTAAAAGAACGGTGTCATTTGCATCGCCTTCTTTGATTACGGCTTTAGCCGTGATTGAAAAAACAAATGACGTCGGTTTTTTCCCTGAGTCAATGTATGAAAAATTTAAAGATATATATAATCTGAAGCGTCTAGATTGCGAGGTTGATTTAGGGACTTATGAAATCTATATGTCTTACAGTAAAAAGGCACAGCAGGATAAGGCGTTATTAGATCTCATTAATAAAGTTAAAGAGGTCTTGATTACGAATAACACCGTTGTTCATCGTTAGATAACGAAATGTCTCTTATTTAGAAAACAAAAAGCGCAGCAAGTTGCTGCGCTTTTATTATTCATTCATGGCAAGAGCCACAGATCCTAACGCATTAGAATGCGCTGGTATCTTTGAATAAACCTACTTTCAGATCAGATGCGTTATAGATCACCTGACCATCAACTAATACTTCACCATCAGCAATACCCATGATTAAACGACGGTTGATAACGCGTTTAAAAT harbors:
- a CDS encoding LysR family transcriptional regulator, encoding MFEHQDSLKSLRKFDLNLLTVFEAVYFYKSVSKAADILGMTSPAVSQSIQRLRQYFPDPLFIRDGKGISATVFADSMHENIKGSLNGIIDIFADKGDSIRNLVIWSDPHLAQLLIPDVCNHLMSSAKIKCRIAHNLLPEDPIEVEHALLYHKADIIFDIVPIYNSAIESELIYSEDIVMVCGKNHPRISGGVAGGRIMDERYTTITKNRKKINEFRTKIDTLLGSKRTVSFASPSLITALAVIEKTNDVGFFPESMYEKFKDIYNLKRLDCEVDLGTYEIYMSYSKKAQQDKALLDLINKVKEVLITNNTVVHR